In the Gorilla gorilla gorilla isolate KB3781 chromosome 10, NHGRI_mGorGor1-v2.1_pri, whole genome shotgun sequence genome, one interval contains:
- the UNC119B gene encoding protein unc-119 homolog B: MSGSNPKAAAAASAAGPGGLVAGKEEKKKAGGGVLNRLKARRQAPHHAADDGVGAAVTEQELLALDTIRPEHVLRLSRVTENYLCKPEDNIYSIDFTRFKIRDLETGTVLFEIAKPCVSDQEEDEEEGGGDVDISAGRFVRYQFTPAFLRLRTVGATVEFTVGDKPVSNFRMIERHYFREHLLKNFDFDFGFCIPSSRNTCEHIYEFPQLSEDVIRLMIENPYETRSDSFYFVDNKLIMHNKADYAYNGGQ, from the exons ATGAGCGGGTCTAACCCGAAGGCTGCGGCCGCGGCGTCGGCGGCTGGGCCCGGGGGGCTGGTGGCTggcaaggaggagaagaagaaggcgGGCGGCGGCGTCCTGAACCGCCTGAAGGCGCGGCGGCAGGCGCCCCACCACGCGGCCGACGACGGCGTCGGGGCAGCGGTCACGGAGCAGGAGCTGCTGGCGCTGGACACCATCCGGCCCGAGCACGTCCTGCGCCTCAGCCGGGTCACCGAGA aTTATTTATGTAAACCCGAAGACAACATCTACAGTATTGATTTCACCCGCTTCAAAATTCGAGATTTGGAGACAGGGACAGTACTTTTTGAGATTGCCAAACCTTGCGTTTCAG accaggaggaggatgaggaggagggaggtggagaCGTGGACATCAGCGCAGGACGTTTTGTCCGCTATCAGTTCACACCGGCATTTCTCCGCCTCCGGACAGTCGGGGCTAC GGTGGAGTTCACAGTGGGAGACAAACCTGTGTCAAACTTCCGGATGATCGAACGGCACTATTTCCGGGAACACTTGCTGAAAAACTTTGACTTTGATTTTGGCTTCTGCATCCCCAGCAGTAGGAACACTTGTGAACATATCTATGAGTTTCCCCAGCTTTCGGAGGATGTCA TTCGTCTGATGATTGAAAATCCTTACGAGACCCGCTCTGACAGCTTCTACTTTGTTGACAACAAGCTGATAATGCACAACAAGGCTGATTATGCCTATAATGGAGGCCAGTAA
- the ACADS gene encoding short-chain specific acyl-CoA dehydrogenase, mitochondrial isoform X2, with the protein MAAALLARASGPVRRALCPRAWRQLHTIYQSVELPETHQMLLQTCRDFAEKELFPIAAQVDKEHLFPAAQVKKMGGLGLLAMDVPEELGGAGLDYLAYAIAMEEISRGCASTGVIMSVNNSLYLGPILKFGSKEQKQKWVTPFTSGDKIGCFALSEPEPSLLGLTGPIFALGQVGCPCPSSAATEACTFPRSRQRVSRPELPREGISAFLVPMPTPGLTLGKKEDKLGIRGSSTANLIFEDCRIPKDSILGEPGMGFKIAMQTLDMGRIGIASQALGIAQTALDCAVNYAENRMAFGAPLTKLQVIQFKLADMALALESARLLTWRAAMLKDNKKPFIKEAAMAKLAASEAATAISHQAIQILGGMGYVTEMPAERHYRDARITEIYEGTSEIQRLVIAGHLLRSYRS; encoded by the exons ATGGCCGCCGCGCTGCTCGCCCGGGCCTCGGGCCCTGTCCGCAGAG CTCTCTGTCCTAGGGCCTGGCGGCAGTTACACACCATCTACCAGTCTGTGGAACTGCCCGAGACACACCAGATGTTGCTCCAGACATGCCGGGACTTTGCCGAGAAGGAGTTGTTTCCCATTGCAGCCCAGGTGGATAAGGAACATCTCTTCCCAGCGGCTCAG GTGAAGAAGATGGGCGGGCTTGGACTTCTGGCCATGGACGTGCCTGAGGAGCTTGGCGGTGCTGGCCTCGATTACCTGGCCTATGCCATCGCCATGGAGGAGATCAGCCGCGGCTGCGCCTCCACCGGAGTCATCATGAGTGTCAACAAC TCTCTCTACCTGGGGCCCATCTTGAAGTTTGGCTCCAAGGAGCAGAAGCAGAAGTGGGTCACGCCTTTCACCAGTGGTGACAAAATTGGCTGCTTTGCCCTCAGCGAACCAG AGCCTTCTCTCCTTGGCCTGACTGGACCTATATTTGCTCTGGGGCAAGTGGGCTGTCCCTGTCCCTCCTCAGCTGCCACTGAAGCCTGCACCTTCCCCAGAAGCCGGCAGAGGGTGTCAAGGCCTGAGCTTCCGAGGGAG GGCATCAGTGCCTTCCTGGTCCCCATGCCAACGCCTGGGCTCACGTTGGGGAAGAAAGAAGACAAGCTGGGCATCCGAGGCTCATCCACGGCCAACCTCATCTTTGAGGACTGTCGCATCCCCAAGGACAGCATCCTGGGGGAGCCAGGGATGGGCTTCAAGATAGCCATG CAAACCCTGGACATGGGCCGCATCGGCATCGCCTCCCAGGCCCTGGGCATTGCCCAGACCGCCCTCGATTGTGCTGTGAACTACGCTGAGAATCGCATGGCCTTCGGGGCGCCCCTCACCAAGCTCCAGGTCATCCAG TTCAAGTTGGCAgacatggccctggccctggagaGTGCCCGGCTGCTGACCTGGCGTGCTGCCATGCTGAAGGATAACAAGAAGCCTTTCATCAAG GAGGCAGCCATGGCCAAGCTGGCCGCCTCGGAGGCCGCGACCGCCATCAGCCACCAG GCCATCCAGATCCTGGGCGGCATGGGCTATGTGACAGAGATGCCAGCAGAGCGGCACTACCGCGATGCCCGCATCACCGAGATCTATGAGGGCACCAGCGAAATCCAGCGGCTGGTGATCGCCGGGCATCTGCTCAGGAGCTACCGGAGCTGA
- the ACADS gene encoding short-chain specific acyl-CoA dehydrogenase, mitochondrial isoform X1, whose protein sequence is MAAALLARASGPVRRALCPRAWRQLHTIYQSVELPETHQMLLQTCRDFAEKELFPIAAQVDKEHLFPAAQVKKMGGLGLLAMDVPEELGGAGLDYLAYAIAMEEISRGCASTGVIMSVNNSLYLGPILKFGSKEQKQKWVTPFTSGDKIGCFALSEPGNGSDAGAASTTARAEGDSWVLNGTKAWITNAWEASAAVVFASTDRALQNKGISAFLVPMPTPGLTLGKKEDKLGIRGSSTANLIFEDCRIPKDSILGEPGMGFKIAMQTLDMGRIGIASQALGIAQTALDCAVNYAENRMAFGAPLTKLQVIQFKLADMALALESARLLTWRAAMLKDNKKPFIKEAAMAKLAASEAATAISHQAIQILGGMGYVTEMPAERHYRDARITEIYEGTSEIQRLVIAGHLLRSYRS, encoded by the exons ATGGCCGCCGCGCTGCTCGCCCGGGCCTCGGGCCCTGTCCGCAGAG CTCTCTGTCCTAGGGCCTGGCGGCAGTTACACACCATCTACCAGTCTGTGGAACTGCCCGAGACACACCAGATGTTGCTCCAGACATGCCGGGACTTTGCCGAGAAGGAGTTGTTTCCCATTGCAGCCCAGGTGGATAAGGAACATCTCTTCCCAGCGGCTCAG GTGAAGAAGATGGGCGGGCTTGGACTTCTGGCCATGGACGTGCCTGAGGAGCTTGGCGGTGCTGGCCTCGATTACCTGGCCTATGCCATCGCCATGGAGGAGATCAGCCGCGGCTGCGCCTCCACCGGAGTCATCATGAGTGTCAACAAC TCTCTCTACCTGGGGCCCATCTTGAAGTTTGGCTCCAAGGAGCAGAAGCAGAAGTGGGTCACGCCTTTCACCAGTGGTGACAAAATTGGCTGCTTTGCCCTCAGCGAACCAG GGAACGGCAGCGATGCAGGAGCTGCGTCCACCACCGCCCGGGCCGAGGGCGACTCATGGGTCCTGAATGGAACCAAAGCCTGGATCACCAATGCCTGGGAGGCCTCAGCTGCTGTGGTCTTTGCCAGCACGGACAGAGCCCTGCAAAACAAG GGCATCAGTGCCTTCCTGGTCCCCATGCCAACGCCTGGGCTCACGTTGGGGAAGAAAGAAGACAAGCTGGGCATCCGAGGCTCATCCACGGCCAACCTCATCTTTGAGGACTGTCGCATCCCCAAGGACAGCATCCTGGGGGAGCCAGGGATGGGCTTCAAGATAGCCATG CAAACCCTGGACATGGGCCGCATCGGCATCGCCTCCCAGGCCCTGGGCATTGCCCAGACCGCCCTCGATTGTGCTGTGAACTACGCTGAGAATCGCATGGCCTTCGGGGCGCCCCTCACCAAGCTCCAGGTCATCCAG TTCAAGTTGGCAgacatggccctggccctggagaGTGCCCGGCTGCTGACCTGGCGTGCTGCCATGCTGAAGGATAACAAGAAGCCTTTCATCAAG GAGGCAGCCATGGCCAAGCTGGCCGCCTCGGAGGCCGCGACCGCCATCAGCCACCAG GCCATCCAGATCCTGGGCGGCATGGGCTATGTGACAGAGATGCCAGCAGAGCGGCACTACCGCGATGCCCGCATCACCGAGATCTATGAGGGCACCAGCGAAATCCAGCGGCTGGTGATCGCCGGGCATCTGCTCAGGAGCTACCGGAGCTGA